The following nucleotide sequence is from Palaemon carinicauda isolate YSFRI2023 unplaced genomic scaffold, ASM3689809v2 scaffold628, whole genome shotgun sequence.
acgtataatgATTTTATTCAAAAATTCAAGGGCTTCCTCTACAGTGGGAAAATTATCAGCATCAATTTCTACCAATGTAAGCACAGTCAACAATGCCCAATTAGCTTTATCAATTACCCATCTTGAAGATCTTGGTGCAGCTATTTCATCAACTAATTTAATTACGATTGGAAAATGGTCACTTCCAATACCTTCATCCATTACTTCCCATGAAAAATCTAAAAAGCACTCAGGAGTGCATAATGAGATATCTATAGATGAAAGAGTTCCAttttgtacatgaaaatgtgttggTGCTCCAGTATTCAAAACAGCAAGCTCTTTctcttcaatgaaagaaaaaatttgatTGCCTCGGGAGTTGGAAATAATATCCCACCACATAGGATGTCTCCCGTTAAAGTCTCCCAAGAGTAAAAATGGCTTAGGAAGCTGATCTATCAAGTTATCAAGTTCTTGCTTCAGGTTTTGATCACCTCGATCGGGTGGCAGATATATGGAACATATGGTGTATGCTCTTTTAAATGCATTTGTACGGCTACTGCTTGAAGATTTGTTTGTAAAGTAATCTTGTTCCTGGACTTCggtatgataaaataaatatcctCTGGGACATACTTTATTTTGCCCTAGCATTGTTTCTTGTAAGGATAATAGGATTGGGAAATGTTCCTTAATTAGTATTTTCAAAGATTCATATTTAGCTCTGAGGCCTTGGCAATTCCACTAAAGTATCGTGAGTTTGCTATCCATGAGTgcaatttatgatttatttttatttaaacattttatCTTAGGGGCATTTCTTAAGGGGAAAGTTTTTAAAGCTGattctttatcaatattttctggCAGTCTCCCCTCTggggttctctctctcttcttattttctttaagatGATTGACAGTTTCGGGTAGTGGACTGTCTTCTTCCATGTTGGTCTTGTCTAATGATGTGTTTATGTCAATATTTACAACACTTTTAGCTGGACTTAAAATCTTTTCAAATGATGCAGGTTGTTTTAGACTGTTGTTCTGAGCTTTCTTTAGATCCAGAAGGTTTCTGAGTATCTTTACATTCTTCCAATACCTGTTTTGATTTATCTACACTTTTCTGACTCAGATTTACAATAGAGCTTACATCTTGTATGACCACCcttaaatctttctttattttGGAACCTGGGATATTTTTGTCATTCTGCTTAGGCAAACTTTTCTTCAAAACcaatgaaaaaggttgccctggtcttatctgtttttcaagagctcttttacgagcctctttaacccttttacccccaaaaggacgtactggtacatttcacaaaagacatccctttacacccatggacgtacctgtatgtccttgcaaaaaaatgctataaaaattttttttttcatatttttgataatttattgaaaaaaatcagacattttccaagagaatgagaccaacctgacctctctatgataaaaattaaggctgttagagcaatttaaaaaaaatatacagcaaaatgtgctgggaaaaaaataaccccctgggggttaagggttggaaatttccaagtagcctgggggttaaagggtcaaaagtaaccctttccatggttcgaatggcctgaatttctttctcAAAAATAAACTTCACACAAATTTTTGATgttgctgggtgtgcttccccacagtgAATACAACAGGGGCTTTCTATACAAGCTCCGTGACTAATTTTGCCACAGTTTGCACAGACACCGggcttaatatttaatttttctttacatttttggcttaggtggccatacatttggcaatggtagcatcgcaatggtgaagggatgtagggtttcaccttcaaagatagccatccagcatCAATAGCATTGGGTAGTCTACACTGGTCAAAAGTTAAAACCAAAGTAGCGAGAGGGAAAcattctccaactctctttctcattcttacAACTTTTACTACTTGATCTCTCAGTTcattctcaatttctttttcctctagctCTAACAATTCTGGCacatatatcacacccctactctggttaAAAATGGGGTGTGAAAAGCATTTGACATTATGACCATCCAATATTGAAAGaacttttaatctttcactttgtaTTGGTGATAGTGTCTCTATcaggagacttccatttccttgagGAAGAATTTTTGGTTGCCCTCCACATTTATTTACTATTTCTCTGttggctttaaaaacatttacatgttcatgtcttccattttcaaattccagtATAAAAAATTTATCGTAATTTACTacctcatagtgaccaggtaatatttcggcttttctgtatttttctgtcctgtcatcacttcttactttctctctcttcttctctaataAATTCTTATGATCATTTTTCACATGACACAAGTAAGGTTCTAaggttacaatattagaacctgagTTGGGGATGTCAATACCGAGGTCCAAGTTTGTCCTTTCCATGTCGTCATCAGAGGTGATGGGTTTTCTCGAAAGAGCAagctgggttatccacctcttatcggaagatgtcagtcctcctatcccatgtggcccagcacgagaagaggcttcagcggggaccagtcctctattagagaggggctgcctctctttaggtgggcgtacactggtcagtgggggtagttagcccctcccaccgtcgactccaatgcctggcgtcacccgttacccgcaaatatgggtgacttaaaatcggatcactggagcccgactcttaacattCTCGCGCTTAGACTTCCTCTtatgcgcaaacctctcccactgggataCAGGCCACTCTCTACACTCGGAaaaggtgttgtcccgcgaacaccgAGTTCCCCGGCAAGCCAAGCATAAAGGGTGAGGGTCCGTCTCTAtggacgacatgaaggtaccgcagcggcGGCCCTCAATATTGTACCTGGACAtatccgcatagcgggacaataaccaaacacacaccgatagacacaaaagtaaaaggaaaagtaataaagtcaaggcagtttgttttaACGGgaaccaaaagcaaaagtggttactcaaccgacaggtgtaagtgagcggggtagccagtctaccacAACCACCTTCCGCTAACtggcggatggggtaattatccctcactaaaattgtcttggctagttttcagcgttgTCGAAAGTAATAACCTATAAATAGCGAAAGGTTTGTATCTGTACCGGAACAAAATTATTTTAACAAGTTATGAGCCTGATGGAAATTTTGTCACAACCAGGACCATCAGAGGGTTAAGTAATCCCATGGGATCTCTAGCTTGATTCGATAGCAGTACATCAAACTTCTGAAAATAAACCATCAATTACGTAGTATCTCTCTGTTATCTGTGCAAAGGACATTCTCAAAGATCTTCTTCTATAACTTAAAAATGGAGGAACAGTTTCTTGTTTCGAAATTCCCAAAACTCTTTACTTTTTATTCTTGACCCTCAGCATCTCTGTGAGTTCTGCTTCTTCTACCAGTTCTGGTGAATCTTCTTTAAGGCGCGTTGCATTCTTCTTTGTTTCATTTGCCTACAAAGAAAAATATGGTTTAAAATGTGTTATAAGAATGTTGCCACAGAAGAAAAGAGACATATACAGTTTAAGAAATCATGTTCCTGTCAATAATGATTAAATGATGATAGTTTGTAAATacattagaatagaaaaaaaataacaaatttggaaatttgtatttttcctaacatacaaacctggagttatttatagggTATTAATTTCTGAAAACTAACCAAGACAATTGTAGTGAGGGGTAACTACCTCatcctgtcggttgagtaaccacttttgctttctggccggacttctagggggacagggtggcgggccaatttgtataaatagctccaggtttgtatgttaggaataattatattttcataataaaataaatctttgaacatacttacccggtagttatatatatcttacatccctgacgtcacggcagataCAGGtatttcaaaactcgcagcaatcgccgattgggtagccaggtgtaccaccagtgcgccctctagccaggtacctggaaccattccagtgattcctcaaatcttccatgcccataggtctctagaggggaggagggggggaattaaatgttatataattaccaggtaagtatgttcaaacatttattttattatgaaaatatgataaacttataacagagtttgtatttttcctaacatacaaacccgaattctttactataggagatattctagcacgagctggaaaatatggcagaaaaaccttaaccctggaaaggtatgatgggtcatttgcgacccctacagcattttcaaaacctgttttttccccataaatcattaGCTGTCtagaatatggaagtgatcgacttgcaaggggtgactagtctacatgccattgtctgctttaggactgattttcgtctaacttccc
It contains:
- the LOC137637276 gene encoding uncharacterized protein, which codes for MERTNLDLGIDIPNSGSNIVTLEPYLCHVKNDHKNLLEKKREKVRSDDRTEKYRKAEILPGHYEVVNYDKFFILEFENGRHEHVNVFKANREIVNKCGGQPKILPQGNGSLLIETLSPIQSERLKVLSILDGHNVKCFSHPIFNQSRGVIYVPELLELEEKEIENELRDQVVKVVRMRKRVGECFPLATLVLTFDQCRLPNAIDAGWLSLKVKPYIPSPLRCYHCQMYGHLSQKCKEKLNIKPGVCANCGKISHGACIESPCCIHCGEAHPATSKICVKFIFEKEIQAIRTMERVTFDPLTPRLLGNFQPLTPRGLFFSQHILLYIFFKLL